In the Pseudonocardia sediminis genome, ATGTCCCCGAGGATCGTCAGGGCCAGCGACATCAGGCCGCCGGCGCCGAGCCCCTGCACCGCACGGAACGCGGCGAGCGAGTACATCGACCAGGCCAGGGTGCACAGGACCGATCCGACCAGGAAGATCGAGATCGCGGTCATGAACAACGGCTTGCGGCCGAAGATGTCCGAGAGCTTGCCGTAGAGCGGCGTGGTGATCGTGCTGGTGATCAGGAACGCGGTGGTCGCCCAGGCCTGGAGGCTCAGGCCCTGCAGGTCGTCGGCGATCGTGCGGATGGCGGTGGAGACGATCGTCTGGTCGAGCGCGGCGAGGAACATGCCGAGCAGCAGACCGCCGAGGATCGTCAGGACCTGTTTGTGGCTGAGCTCCCCGTCGGCCGCGGGGGCCGGCGTGGGGGCCGCTGTCGGGGCAGCGGTGGACATCAGGATTCCCCCTGGTTTTCGAATGACTGGTAGTCGTCGAGGAAGCGGGCGAGGAGCTCGGTCAGGGCGTCGCGGTCGCCCGGCGACCAGCTGCCCAGTACCGAGGCGATCACCCGGGCGCGGCGGTGGCGCTCGGTCTCGATGACCCGTACGCCCTCGTCGGTGGCGGCGAGCAGGCTGGCCCGCCCGTCACCGGGGTCGGCCCTGCGTTCCACGAGACCGGACTTGACCAGCGCGGACACCTGCCGGCTGATCGTGGACGGGTCAGAGTGGAAGGCGGCCGCCATCTCGCCGGCGCGCTGCGGTCCCTCGACCTTGAGATAGGCCAGGACGTGGTAGCCGGCCATGTCGACGATCATCTCCGGACGGTGGCGTTCGGTGGAACGCTTGACCTGCCGGATGAGCATGAACAGCTCGCGGACGACGGTGTCGGCGAGGTCCAGGTCGTCCTGGGTCACCCCGTCGGTCGTCTCCGCGGGCGTACCGGCGGTCTCGGCGATGCTCACCGAGCCTCCTCGAAGAAGATGGAACTCGCGTAGTGCATGTATCACGCAAGTAGTTGCCGGACGCAAGCTTCCTCCGCATCGTTGCGCCGTGCAAATCGATTCCGGGTGATCCGGGGCACGTCACCCGACCGGGTCCGGCGACCGCCCCGTCGCAGGTGGGGCGCCCTTCACCCGGAGCGACGGCGCGCCTACGGTCGTTCCATGGTCGACGACGACTCCGCCCGCCCGGCGGGTCCGCAGCGGATCCGACTGCGTCGCAAGAAGGGCTGGCGCAAGCCCGACGGCGCGGTGCTGGTGACCCGTCCCGGTCCCTGGGGCAACCCGTTCGACGTCCGCGAGATGGGCCGCGAGCCCGCGATCACCGAGCACCGGCGCTGGCTGTTCGAACAGCCCGACCTCGTCGAGAGGGTGCGCGACGAGCTGGCCGGGCACGACCTGTGCTGCTGGTGCGACCCCGACCAGCTCTGCCACGCGGACACGCTGATCGAGGTCGCGAACTCCCGGCCCGGGAGCCTTCCCGAGGAGAGGGCCGGGGAGAAGGCGTGACGACGGCCGAGAACGTCTTCGACCCGCGGATCTTCGCCCGCGCGATCCCGTACGACGCGCTGCGCCGGCTGCGCGACGACGAGCCGGTGTCCTGGCAGGACGAGCACGCGGTCGGCGACTGGCCCGCCGGGCCGGGCTTCTGGGCCGTCACCCGACACGACGACGTCCGGCACGTGCTGCG is a window encoding:
- a CDS encoding MarR family winged helix-turn-helix transcriptional regulator; the protein is MSIAETAGTPAETTDGVTQDDLDLADTVVRELFMLIRQVKRSTERHRPEMIVDMAGYHVLAYLKVEGPQRAGEMAAAFHSDPSTISRQVSALVKSGLVERRADPGDGRASLLAATDEGVRVIETERHRRARVIASVLGSWSPGDRDALTELLARFLDDYQSFENQGES
- a CDS encoding DUF4326 domain-containing protein → MVDDDSARPAGPQRIRLRRKKGWRKPDGAVLVTRPGPWGNPFDVREMGREPAITEHRRWLFEQPDLVERVRDELAGHDLCCWCDPDQLCHADTLIEVANSRPGSLPEERAGEKA